CGGACCTGGTGTTTGAATTTTTCAGCGTGAAGGCGATCGTCGCTGTCCAGATATTGAATGAACTCTCCTCGGCTGATTTTTAAGCCTGCGTTTCGTGCAGCGCCTGGACCTGCATTTTCCTGACTGACAATGTCAATACATGAAAACTGCTGTTGCAGCCCTTCAAGAACCTTCGGCGTTGAATCTGTGCTTCCATCGTCAACCAAGATGATCTGAATCGGACGATAGGATTGCTTGATAACGCTCTCGACACAGTCGGCGATCATCGACGCGCGGTTGAACACCGGAATGATGGTCGTGACCAATCCCGGCGATCTGTGCTGTGCTTCAGGACAATTCGCAACTGCGATCACGCGGAGGCTACCGTGGTCGAGGTGTATCGATGAAGCCAACGTTTCGCGGTAGAAACGAAACGATTGCGTCGAAAAGATCGTGGTGTCACTGGTTCCGCCTCACTAACTGACTTTGGCAAAAGACCTGCTAGGCGGCGGAACAGTCCACGATGTGAATGAAGGTTGTGTTCAATGGCCTTGGACTTGTTCGCTAATAGAAATGGTCGCATCTGCTGGTACTTGTCCAGAGTCGCCAGCGATATGCAATGACGAAGTTCCTCCGCGGTGTTGAAACACAGCATTCCACGAGGGTCGAAGATATTGCTGATGCCCGCGCAACCGTAGTAGATCGGTACCGTTTCGCAAAGCAGACAGTCGATCAACTTCTCGGAAAAATAGAGATCAGATTGTGCGTTTTCCATTGCAATGGAAAACCGGTAGGGAGCAAGAGCACCGGCTTTGCACCTGATTTCTCGGATGCCACGTCCGAAGCAGTCAACGTTCGGCGAACGCAGGCAAACGTTTGCGATGTTTTTTCGGAAGGCGTATGCGGGGCGGTTGTCGTGTTGAATGTTACCGATGAAGGAAATCGCTTTATTCTTTTCTTTTGTGACCGTACTGAATTTGTCAGCCGCACTGCCGTTGTCGATACCAAGCCAATTCGTTCCGAAAAGGAGTTCTTGACAGTTTGTCCCAGATTCAGTCAGACCCACTTGGTGCGTAAAGATTGTCTTGAATTGATCCCGCAATCCAATCGAGGATTGGTAGCACGGATTGATCGGACTTTCGATCAATGCCGCGAACCGTTGTGGTAGTGGAAAGTTCAAAGCATCGGGACTGAATATCGCCTGATTGAAGACGATCTTCGCATGGAACGAAACGTCCTTTTTGACGCTGTCGTCAATGAGAAACTTATACGGTCTTCCATTGTGTATAACATCGATGGCCGACTGATGAATTTTGATTCCTCGACAGTCGATCCGAATTGCAGGCGATGTGTTCATTCGACTATGGGTTCACCGCCGAAGGCTTCTGGGCAACGCGGTACCAATCATCAAGTCCTTGATATAACGGGATCTCGAATTGCTCCCAGATGTCGCGGATTTGATTGACTTGGTTCGACGTCAATTCGTCTTTCCAGCTTGTCCCCATTGCCAGACTCAGACGCCGGACAGAATGAGGGTGATACGAGGCGGGGTCGCTGTCACCTCGAAAACACAACGATTCGTGCCGAAGTCTTGTGTGTTCGGTATAAGGAAGACCCAGTGTTGCGAAAACTTGCTGGAACCGAGCGATGGGGTTTTCGCAAAGATCTTCGAACCGATACCAGTCAGTGCCAGGTCTCTTTTGAATCAGGTTCCACAAGACTGTGTTGAGCGACCCGTGAAGGACGGCAGCTGCGGGGGCATCGGATCCGAATTGGTGTTTGGTCAATAGCTCGCTATGACGAGATAGATGATCAGCCATTAATCCGTCATTCGATAAAAACTGCTGGATGAATTTCGCAATCGGCCAACCTAGCCGCAAAACACTTGCGACGAATCCGGCGGGATGTCGAAACAAGACCACTGTGCGGAGTTTGAATCGGTCCGCTAGATATGGACTCAACAAGCAAGCAAGCGGGTCTTTAATCAATACGCGCCGAATCGGAGGGCGTATTAGTCGTAGCGGCATCCATGGTAAGTCGGTGTTGGGGTATAGCGATGTTCCGCGATACCGCCCTGACAGCAATCCTGAAAAGTACGTGTCGACTTCGGGAGATGATTCTCCGCTAGGCACATAGGAAAACTCATCCGGCCAAAAACCTTTATTTGGGTTGAAAGGTTCGTGGATGTACCACAAGCCAGGATCGGCCAGCATCTTTCCAAACCAGGTTGATCCGCTTCGGTGGGTGCCGGTGACAAAAATAGGTTGCCCAGATGGGAACCGGCTAATGTCTTGCAGTGCTCGTGGGTAGGCGAGCCATGCGTCGCGAAGTCGCCCAAGCGTTAGCTTGAATCGTGGGTTGCCGAGCGCTCGCTTGAAACCTGCGTTGTCTTTGGGATGCGATACGAGCTTCGACGGGGATGGACATTTTGGTTTCATGTAGATCACGATTTCGATGCCCGTTTTGCTTTTGGTTCGCAGGCGGATGCCAAAGATGGATGCCGAATTGATTGCCGCCTTCGATCACCATTCCTGTACGCAGTCGATCAATAAACTCACTGTCTTCACCGCCCCATCCGAAGTAGTCTTCGTCGTGGCCACCGATGCGTTCGTACGCTTTCGCGGTGATCGCGAGCGGTGTTGGGTTGTTTTGGACGATCTTTTCGATGTCAATTTGCTCTCGTTCGATTGAATCGCTCGATAGGTTTTGCGTCATCGTTTTTGATGCATGAAACAAGAACCGACATGGGCGAATCGCGTCCGCGTCACCGAGTTGTTGAAGAGTCCGCCGGACATAGTCGCAGGGAACGAGATAGTCCGCGTCATGGATGAACAGTACCCGACCTCTCGCTATGCTCGCAGACGCATTCAACGCTCGGCTTTTGTTGAATTTGTCATGAGGTGATGTGTCAAGATGCAGGTAACGTATCGAAGCTGGAAGTTTGTGTTGCAAGGTCGGTTGTTGGCCTAGTTCGCAGACAATGACCTCGATGGATACGTCGCACTGGCCTGCAAGTGAACGAAGTACTGTTTCGAGTTGTGGAAATCGTTCGTCACCTCCGATCGCGATCAGAATTGAGGCGTCGGGATCGGTGGTATGAGACAGGAAGACGCTGTCAACCAATTGAAGCGGTTGTTCTTTGAGACAATGGCACAGCAATCGCTTCGCAACTTGAGGGAAGACTCTAGCTAGCGTCAATTGTGATGAATCCTGCCAACGACAAATCCGAATCCCGTTGGACATTAGAACGTCAAGACTTTCGCCGCGATTGCAGAGGTCCATCCACGTCAGCCCACAGGCTCTTGCCAGCGATGGGGCACGCGTGACCAGTTCGGCTTTCCATCGTTCATGCAGCCAGCAGCCGAGTTGGTTGCGGAAAGTTATCACTTCCGTTCTCCAATCTTTCTGGCTGGCGTTCCGGCCCAAATCTCATGTTGTGGAATGTCACCTAGAACAACAGATCCCGCACCGACAACCACGCCGTCACCGATGTTGCTTCCCGCGGTTATGGTGACACCAGCACCGAGCCAAACATCGGATCCGAGTCGAACATTCCGCTTTTGGATTTGCGGCGACTGTTCGCGTATCAACTGTTTTTTTTCAACCCCGTGGTGACTCGCCACAAGAGAACAAAACTGACTAATCAGACAGTTCACCCCGATTTCGATGACTCCGCCGCCGCTGCGGAAATTGTTGTATGGGCCGATCCAGGTATGGCTTCCGATCTGAATCGTTCCCAAGCCATTTTCGTGATCGCCAAACGACAACACGCTGCCTTCACCAATTGAAACCGCATCGCCTAGACGAAGTCCGTCGGGACGAAATTGATTGAGGATGATGTCGCTTGAGATGCGAGACCTCGGAGACACTGCAGCGATTTGGCTGACGAGCTGGAGATGTTGGTAGCGATTGCCTAAGTCCTTTATCAGCTCAGGATGGCGAAGCAATCGGAGTCCGCGAAGGATGTTCGAGATGGCGCCCATCATGTGGAAACCACTTGTGGTGACCTTTCCGGGCGAAGCCGAATTCGCGGCGCTCGACCGCAGAGGAACCATCGTTCGACTCCGAAATGAAACAGGCAGCCACCAACAATGCTAATGCCTGAAAATAAGACGATTCGAATCGGCCAACCCGCCCCAGTCGGAGGTAATTCGATCCGTGCAGTCAGCAAGTAGATCAGCGGGATATGGACGAGATAGACCGAATAGGACATTCGCCCAAGGGATGCGATCGGCTTAAAAATTTGATGGATTGAAGTTGGCTGCGACTCTCGCTGCAACATCCAGTTGACGGTGCAAAACAAGCCTAGTGCGACACACAGTTCACCCAGCAAGTGCAAAATACTTTGGTGGATAGGTTGGTGAACTAGTGGTAGCAAATTCGATTGATTGGAACGTTCGATTAATGACAACAGGTTGGCGTTTAGAAGCATGCCAACAGCCATTGTGATCGTTGCGATTTTGATGGATCGGGTCCATCCTGGCAGAGGCCGGATCCCGATGTGGTTCTCGAGGGCGAGAGCACCCAGCGTCCAATGCAACAGGAAAAACATCGGCCAGAAGTGCCAGTTGCAAAGTGAAAACGGTCCGAGGTCGATGGGCTGCAGATCCATGGTCAGAAGTCGCCAGGTGACTGAAATCGACAATACGGTTGCGATGATCGTTGTCGTTGACATCCGCTTGAGTAAAAACAACAGCGGGATATAGGCCAAATACAGTTGCTCTTCCATTCCCAGTGACCAAAACGCCCCATTGCCCATGGATGTGCCGAAGTTGGTCAGGTGATGCGTCAAGGTTAGATGGAGGGCTAAATCCCAGGAGAACGACTCGTTTGATAGCTCATAGTTTCGCCACGTTGAGGCGACAACGATGCTGAAGATGATCGCGATGATGTACGGTGGATACAGGCGCCAAAAACGCCGCTTCCAGAATTGTGTCCAAGTACGTTTGGAATCGCCCGAACGCTGAACGGAAACAGCAAAGCTGCGATGGATACAAAAGCCTGACAAAATGACGAACAAGTGGACGCCAAGGTATCCATAGTCACAGATCAGACTCGGGAAAAACCATGGGTTCTCACGAAAGCCGCCGGGCGCATCGTGTGGGCTGTGAATTGCCAACACGCCGAGGATGGCGATTCCTCGCAGGAAATCAATACTTTGAAGCCGTTCGTTCACCGAATCGGGTTTGCAAGTTGGTATAGCTCGTTCTTTTCAGCTTCCGTCAACAACCCGCTGTCGGTCGGCCATTCGCTGCCGGCACACCGATGTTTGATGGGCCGACGCAATGCATACCGAATTCCATATTCGATCGCAGGTGGTAGGCGAAGACTTGAAAGTCGTCCTGGAACGCGATCGAGGATTTCAGGAATACGTCCGGTGCGTTTGGGCATTTTTAGGGTCGCAGACAATGCAGAATTCCATAGCCCAATCGCGCCTTCGAAGGAATAGTCACCGTGTTGCGATTCAGCAGCATTGCGCGACAGACGCTGGAACAGAGCTGGATCGGTGCAGACGGTCTCCAGCGAATCAACTGCTCGATCAATGTGCCCTATTGGAAACGTCATTGAATTGAGTTGGTCAACAAACTGTCCTTCTTCAACCAAGCCATCGAAGCGTGAAATGATTGGGACAACGCCGTGAGCCATGGCTTCGCGAGGTGCGATCGTGACTCCTTCCCAAGCTGCAAAGTGGACAAAAACGTCTGCCGCCGGATAGAACTCTCGATAAAGTCTTTCTCGATCAACCCACCCGTGAAACGCTATTTTCCCCTTTTCGGTCAAAGACCGAAGTTCGCTGCGTAGTTCAGGCTCGTATTCGCCAGTACCGACGATGTCAAAGTGGAATGAGATGCCTCGCGAAACGAGACGATTGACGAACGGGACAATGTCGTGACAACGTTTTTGGTTGCGTTCAATTCGTCCGGCATAAAGCAATCGAATCGGCGTGGACGGCTGCACGCGAATTGCAGGCGATTGAATTGGTGGGCGGACACCACCTGCGATACTATGCACGCGAGACGGATCCATCCCGGCCCAATGCACACATGCTTTCGCAATCAATTTGCCGGATGTGATGCAGCAATCGATCGCTTCGCGATATCGTCGAACATCGCTCATGTATCCGGCCTCGAAGCTGCGCACGCCAAGTGCGAGGCGCGGCTGAGTTTTTGATTTCACGATGGCACGCATCGCGTCGAAGACACGCATGACCAATACGATATCTGGCTGTTCCTGGTCGATCGTTTCGACCAATGCGTTCACACGTGCACGTCGAATTCCCAATGACCCATCAACTGTGATGATCGGAAGGTCCTTGTGAACTTCTCGATAGAGCAACGGGTTGTTGTAGGTCTTCCCCTGTGTGAGCGCCAGCTGCACATCCCAATCAAAGCTCGGTAGGTGTCGACACAAATCGGCGATGATTTGGTCGGCGCCTCCGCGAGGATTACTGCATCTAGATACGATTAGCAATCTTGGCATTGCGATCGCTCATCGACCTGTTGGGTGCGGACATGAATTTTTGCAAGACGTTGTTGCGGGTGGTCACGACGAAACAGTGGCCATTCTTGGCCGACAGAAGCTTGAACTCTATGAAACTTGCGTCGAATTCGACGTAATTGATCGGACACCACGGTCGGAACTCCCATTCGATCAAGTCGTCCGTTATTGATCTGGCGTGGACGGCAGAGACTGACTGAAGGTCGAATCGCATCTGTTTGATGGATTTCTGAAATCAATGACATCCAGTCGTCCATACACGCAGGCCATCGGTACTTCTGAATTGCGTGTTGCTGTGCTCGCGAGGCGAGTTGATTTCGCTTGGCCGGTTCCTTTGCCAAATCGATGATGATTTTCGCGGCTTGATCCATGTCTCCGATTTCAAAAGAGCGACCATGGATGTTGTCGACGACGAGTCCTTCGCTGTGGTAGCCGACATATCTTGCCGTTACAGGCACGACCCGGTTTATCATCGCCTCTGCTAGAACGATGCCGAAACTTTCCGAAGATGAAAACAGCAGCAGCAAGTCAAGGTT
This genomic interval from Stieleria sp. JC731 contains the following:
- a CDS encoding glycosyltransferase family 10 domain-containing protein, whose translation is MNTSPAIRIDCRGIKIHQSAIDVIHNGRPYKFLIDDSVKKDVSFHAKIVFNQAIFSPDALNFPLPQRFAALIESPINPCYQSSIGLRDQFKTIFTHQVGLTESGTNCQELLFGTNWLGIDNGSAADKFSTVTKEKNKAISFIGNIQHDNRPAYAFRKNIANVCLRSPNVDCFGRGIREIRCKAGALAPYRFSIAMENAQSDLYFSEKLIDCLLCETVPIYYGCAGISNIFDPRGMLCFNTAEELRHCISLATLDKYQQMRPFLLANKSKAIEHNLHSHRGLFRRLAGLLPKSVSEAEPVTPRSFRRNRFVSTAKRWLHRYTSTTVASA
- a CDS encoding galactosyltransferase-related protein — translated: MITFRNQLGCWLHERWKAELVTRAPSLARACGLTWMDLCNRGESLDVLMSNGIRICRWQDSSQLTLARVFPQVAKRLLCHCLKEQPLQLVDSVFLSHTTDPDASILIAIGGDERFPQLETVLRSLAGQCDVSIEVIVCELGQQPTLQHKLPASIRYLHLDTSPHDKFNKSRALNASASIARGRVLFIHDADYLVPCDYVRRTLQQLGDADAIRPCRFLFHASKTMTQNLSSDSIEREQIDIEKIVQNNPTPLAITAKAYERIGGHDEDYFGWGGEDSEFIDRLRTGMVIEGGNQFGIHLWHPPANQKQNGHRNRDLHETKMSIPVEARIASQRQRRFQASARQPTIQANAWATSRRMARLPTSTARH
- a CDS encoding acyltransferase, producing the protein MMGAISNILRGLRLLRHPELIKDLGNRYQHLQLVSQIAAVSPRSRISSDIILNQFRPDGLRLGDAVSIGEGSVLSFGDHENGLGTIQIGSHTWIGPYNNFRSGGGVIEIGVNCLISQFCSLVASHHGVEKKQLIREQSPQIQKRNVRLGSDVWLGAGVTITAGSNIGDGVVVGAGSVVLGDIPQHEIWAGTPARKIGERK
- a CDS encoding acyltransferase family protein; the protein is MNERLQSIDFLRGIAILGVLAIHSPHDAPGGFRENPWFFPSLICDYGYLGVHLFVILSGFCIHRSFAVSVQRSGDSKRTWTQFWKRRFWRLYPPYIIAIIFSIVVASTWRNYELSNESFSWDLALHLTLTHHLTNFGTSMGNGAFWSLGMEEQLYLAYIPLLFLLKRMSTTTIIATVLSISVTWRLLTMDLQPIDLGPFSLCNWHFWPMFFLLHWTLGALALENHIGIRPLPGWTRSIKIATITMAVGMLLNANLLSLIERSNQSNLLPLVHQPIHQSILHLLGELCVALGLFCTVNWMLQRESQPTSIHQIFKPIASLGRMSYSVYLVHIPLIYLLTARIELPPTGAGWPIRIVLFSGISIVGGCLFHFGVERWFLCGRAPRIRLRPERSPQVVST
- a CDS encoding glycosyltransferase family 4 protein encodes the protein MPRLLIVSRCSNPRGGADQIIADLCRHLPSFDWDVQLALTQGKTYNNPLLYREVHKDLPIITVDGSLGIRRARVNALVETIDQEQPDIVLVMRVFDAMRAIVKSKTQPRLALGVRSFEAGYMSDVRRYREAIDCCITSGKLIAKACVHWAGMDPSRVHSIAGGVRPPIQSPAIRVQPSTPIRLLYAGRIERNQKRCHDIVPFVNRLVSRGISFHFDIVGTGEYEPELRSELRSLTEKGKIAFHGWVDRERLYREFYPAADVFVHFAAWEGVTIAPREAMAHGVVPIISRFDGLVEEGQFVDQLNSMTFPIGHIDRAVDSLETVCTDPALFQRLSRNAAESQHGDYSFEGAIGLWNSALSATLKMPKRTGRIPEILDRVPGRLSSLRLPPAIEYGIRYALRRPIKHRCAGSEWPTDSGLLTEAEKNELYQLANPIR